One window of the Candoia aspera isolate rCanAsp1 chromosome 16, rCanAsp1.hap2, whole genome shotgun sequence genome contains the following:
- the DIPK1B gene encoding divergent protein kinase domain 1B isoform X2, which produces MRRLRRLVQLVVFCPLSKGLQSRLPGIKVKYLFFAWLGVFVGSWMVYMHYSSYSELCRGHVCQMVIVYSGLWKEKEVVIKCGIEEALKADSNPDADPRRDMVLFSKPTRGTSMDEFREMLLNFLKAGLGDQVSLTNLVNQIIAMADVSRDGKLSLAEAKSIWALLQLNDFLLTFSLQKKEHAPRLLGHCGDLYLTEKIHHTSLYTMDVPPFLQPLLPSVVLRVIRQWFSPAWPRRAKIAIGLLEFVEEIFHGTYGNFYICETGFTNMGYNNKYDFKMVDLRTVATETTIQGFLKGRHCEQNMDCTYGKDCVAPCDKLMKQCKSDVVQPNLAKVCGLLQEYLLHGAPSDLKEQLQKQLKTCTTLSGLASQMEVHHSLVLNSLKTLLWKKISNTKYS; this is translated from the exons AGCCGTCTTCCTGGCATCAAGGTGAAGTACCTCTTCTTTGCCTGGCTGGGCGTTTTTGTGGGCAGCTGGATGGTCTACATGCATTATTCGTCGTACTCTGAGCTCTGCAGGGGACACGTCTGCCAGATGGTCATT GTCTACAGCGGCctctggaaggagaaagaggtGGTGATCAAATGCGGCATTGAAGAAGCCCTGAAGGCCGACAGCAACCCAGATGCAGACCCCAGGAGAGACATGGTTCTCTTCAGCAAACCAACAAGGGGAACATCGATGGATGAATTCCGGGAGATGCTTCTCAATTTCTTGAAA GCTGGTCTTGGGGATCAGGTGTCCCTCACAAACTTAGTGAACCAAATTATTGCCATGGCTGACGTCAGTCGGGACGGGAAGCTTTCTCTGGCTGAAGCGAAATCCATCTGGGCCCTTCTCCAGCTGAATGACTTCCTACTGACCTTCTCTCTGCAGAAGAAGGAGCATGCCCCCAGGCTGCTGGGGCACTGCGGAGATCTCTATCTCACAGAGAAGATCCACCACACGTCCCTCTACACCATGGACGTTCCTCCGTTTTTGCAGCCACTGTTGCCTTCTGTTGTCCTCAGAGTCATCCGCCAGTGGTTCTCCCCTGCCTGGCCGCGGCGAGCCAAAATTGCCATTGGACTTCTGGAATTTGTGGAAGAGATCTTCCACGGGACCTACGGCAACTTCTACATCTGTGAGACTGGCTTCACAAACATGGGCTACAACAACAAATATGACTTCAAAATGGTGGATCTCAGGACAGTGGCCACGGAGACGACCATCCAGGGGTTCCTTAAGGGCCGTCACTGTGAGCAGAACATGGACTGCACCTATGGGAAGGACTGTGTGGCGCCGTGCGATAAGCTCATGAAACAGTGCAAGAGCGACGTGGTCCAGCCCAACCTGGCAAAGGTCTGTGGCCTTCTGCAGGAGTACCTGTTGCACGGGGCCCCAAGCGACTTGAAGGAGCAGCTGCAGAAACAGCTGAAAACATGTACCACTCTCAGCGGCCTTGCAAGCCAAATGGAAGTGCATCACTCGCTGGTACTGAACAGCCTCAAGACCCTCTTGTGGAAGAAAATTTCAAATACCAAATATTCCTAG
- the DIPK1B gene encoding divergent protein kinase domain 1B isoform X1: MRRLRRLVQLVVFCPLSKGLQSRLPGIKVKYLFFAWLGVFVGSWMVYMHYSSYSELCRGHVCQMVICDQYNKGIISGSACKDLCEDHTLVFEHCLSPSPTQQVYSGLWKEKEVVIKCGIEEALKADSNPDADPRRDMVLFSKPTRGTSMDEFREMLLNFLKAGLGDQVSLTNLVNQIIAMADVSRDGKLSLAEAKSIWALLQLNDFLLTFSLQKKEHAPRLLGHCGDLYLTEKIHHTSLYTMDVPPFLQPLLPSVVLRVIRQWFSPAWPRRAKIAIGLLEFVEEIFHGTYGNFYICETGFTNMGYNNKYDFKMVDLRTVATETTIQGFLKGRHCEQNMDCTYGKDCVAPCDKLMKQCKSDVVQPNLAKVCGLLQEYLLHGAPSDLKEQLQKQLKTCTTLSGLASQMEVHHSLVLNSLKTLLWKKISNTKYS; this comes from the exons AGCCGTCTTCCTGGCATCAAGGTGAAGTACCTCTTCTTTGCCTGGCTGGGCGTTTTTGTGGGCAGCTGGATGGTCTACATGCATTATTCGTCGTACTCTGAGCTCTGCAGGGGACACGTCTGCCAGATGGTCATT tGCGATCAGTATAACAAAGGGATCATTTCGGGATCAGCATGCAAGGACCTTTGTGAGGACCACACGCTGGTGTTTGAGCACTGCTTGTCACCTTCCCCCACCCAGCAG GTCTACAGCGGCctctggaaggagaaagaggtGGTGATCAAATGCGGCATTGAAGAAGCCCTGAAGGCCGACAGCAACCCAGATGCAGACCCCAGGAGAGACATGGTTCTCTTCAGCAAACCAACAAGGGGAACATCGATGGATGAATTCCGGGAGATGCTTCTCAATTTCTTGAAA GCTGGTCTTGGGGATCAGGTGTCCCTCACAAACTTAGTGAACCAAATTATTGCCATGGCTGACGTCAGTCGGGACGGGAAGCTTTCTCTGGCTGAAGCGAAATCCATCTGGGCCCTTCTCCAGCTGAATGACTTCCTACTGACCTTCTCTCTGCAGAAGAAGGAGCATGCCCCCAGGCTGCTGGGGCACTGCGGAGATCTCTATCTCACAGAGAAGATCCACCACACGTCCCTCTACACCATGGACGTTCCTCCGTTTTTGCAGCCACTGTTGCCTTCTGTTGTCCTCAGAGTCATCCGCCAGTGGTTCTCCCCTGCCTGGCCGCGGCGAGCCAAAATTGCCATTGGACTTCTGGAATTTGTGGAAGAGATCTTCCACGGGACCTACGGCAACTTCTACATCTGTGAGACTGGCTTCACAAACATGGGCTACAACAACAAATATGACTTCAAAATGGTGGATCTCAGGACAGTGGCCACGGAGACGACCATCCAGGGGTTCCTTAAGGGCCGTCACTGTGAGCAGAACATGGACTGCACCTATGGGAAGGACTGTGTGGCGCCGTGCGATAAGCTCATGAAACAGTGCAAGAGCGACGTGGTCCAGCCCAACCTGGCAAAGGTCTGTGGCCTTCTGCAGGAGTACCTGTTGCACGGGGCCCCAAGCGACTTGAAGGAGCAGCTGCAGAAACAGCTGAAAACATGTACCACTCTCAGCGGCCTTGCAAGCCAAATGGAAGTGCATCACTCGCTGGTACTGAACAGCCTCAAGACCCTCTTGTGGAAGAAAATTTCAAATACCAAATATTCCTAG